In a genomic window of Mageeibacillus indolicus UPII9-5:
- the dnaA gene encoding chromosomal replication initiator protein DnaA — MPIIAKDLWNQALIKIAKEIPEITFKTWIAPLKAVSCEGDTFVLEAPNEFNRDQVKQYEAFFRNALMSIVPVQFHIKLTYEGAETPTKNTFSLPQTSIEGNINPAFTFDNFIVGSSNAHAHAACVSVAQNSRVFNPLFLYGGSGLGKTHLLHAIGNYVKQHQPEKHIIYVPCEQFVNEFIRTIRENSYDSFRQKYRNCDMLLIDDIQFIESKEQMQIEFFSTFNALTENGSNIIMTCDKPPHSLSSLEERLRTRFASGVIVDINIPNFETRVAILQKRAEFLNIQVSYDILEYIAHNFVSSIRELEGAFTTVISYSYISGKLDLSVAKAALNNLISPSKRKSMTPETIIPIVARYFNFTEDEIKSKNKNKDLAIARQVTMYLLTKHSDLTYEQIGKIIGGKHHSTVMYGFNKINDEIKGGNQTIISAVNDLNQRILGG; from the coding sequence ATGCCGATCATTGCTAAAGATTTATGGAATCAAGCTTTAATTAAAATTGCCAAAGAAATTCCGGAAATTACTTTTAAAACGTGGATTGCTCCGCTAAAAGCTGTTTCCTGTGAAGGCGACACTTTTGTTTTAGAAGCTCCTAATGAATTTAATCGTGATCAAGTTAAGCAGTATGAAGCTTTCTTCCGTAATGCTTTAATGTCAATAGTTCCTGTACAATTTCATATTAAATTAACATATGAAGGTGCAGAAACTCCGACAAAGAACACTTTTTCTCTGCCACAGACCTCAATTGAGGGAAATATTAATCCTGCCTTTACTTTCGATAATTTTATCGTAGGCTCAAGTAATGCACATGCCCATGCAGCATGTGTCTCAGTTGCGCAAAACAGTCGTGTTTTCAATCCCCTATTTTTATACGGCGGTTCAGGATTGGGAAAAACACATTTACTTCATGCCATAGGAAATTACGTAAAGCAACATCAACCTGAAAAACATATTATTTATGTTCCCTGTGAGCAATTTGTCAATGAATTTATTCGTACTATCAGAGAAAATTCATATGATTCTTTTCGTCAAAAATACCGTAATTGTGATATGTTATTAATTGATGATATTCAATTTATAGAATCAAAAGAACAGATGCAAATTGAATTTTTCAGCACTTTTAATGCTCTGACAGAAAATGGTAGTAACATAATTATGACTTGTGATAAACCTCCACACAGTTTATCAAGTTTGGAAGAACGATTGCGTACGCGTTTTGCCAGTGGGGTAATTGTTGACATAAACATTCCTAATTTTGAAACCAGAGTGGCTATTTTACAAAAAAGAGCCGAATTTTTGAATATTCAGGTATCATACGATATTTTAGAATATATTGCTCACAATTTTGTTTCAAGTATTCGTGAATTAGAGGGAGCCTTTACGACAGTAATAAGCTACAGTTATATTTCAGGTAAACTTGATTTATCAGTTGCTAAAGCTGCTTTAAACAATTTAATTTCGCCTTCTAAACGCAAAAGTATGACCCCTGAAACGATAATACCAATCGTGGCCAGATATTTTAATTTCACTGAAGACGAGATTAAATCAAAAAACAAAAATAAAGATTTAGCTATTGCTCGACAAGTCACAATGTATTTGTTAACTAAACATAGCGATCTTACATACGAACAAATAGGCAAAATTATCGGCGGTAAACATCATTCTACCGTAATGTACGGTTTCAATAAAATTAATGATGAAATTAAAGGAGGAAATCAAACAATAATATCAGCAGTAAATGATCTGAATCAACGCATTTTAGGTGGTTAA